One segment of Magnetococcales bacterium DNA contains the following:
- a CDS encoding phage virion morphogenesis protein — protein QRPFRQPSTSTCPEPALKGSTLHRRKKKGKGDGKKLQVTGQLASSISAQHGADYAVVGTNLVYAAHQHFGSKPEWPWNIPARPFMGVSDEGMTAILTAIQVHLRKTL, from the coding sequence CGCAGCGACCATTCCGCCAGCCATCGACTTCCACTTGTCCTGAGCCTGCTCTCAAGGGGTCGACCCTGCACCGCCGCAAAAAAAAGGGCAAAGGGGATGGCAAAAAGCTCCAGGTCACCGGCCAGCTCGCTTCTTCCATCAGCGCACAGCACGGGGCGGACTATGCGGTGGTGGGGACAAACCTGGTCTACGCCGCTCACCAGCACTTTGGCTCCAAACCCGAGTGGCCCTGGAACATTCCTGCCCGCCCGTTCATGGGTGTCTCCGATGAAGGCATGACCGCCATTCTGACTGCTATTCAGGTCCATCTGAGAAAAACCCTCTAA